The following are from one region of the Neurospora crassa OR74A linkage group III, whole genome shotgun sequence genome:
- a CDS encoding T-complex protein 1 subunit theta, with amino-acid sequence MSLNIPNAPNAGLFKGGYNNYDSEDGAVLRNIDACRAISSTVQTSLGPYGRNKIVINHLQKMILTSDAATILRELDVVHPAAKLLVMASQQQESEMGDATNLVIILAGELLKKAEDLLRMGLKTSDIVTGYERAQKIALDTLEELVVDKVEDLRSQAGLSKAIRTVIASKQNGSEDFLADLVAEAILAVLPKNPANFNVDNIRVVKIMGGNLEQSRVVKGMVFPKEPSGTVKKAKKAKVGVYTCPIDTSQTETKGTVLLHNAQEMLDFTKGEENQLETMIKELYNSGLRVVVAGSTVGELAMHYLNRYGILVLKVLSKFELRRVCRVVGATPLARLGAPMPDEMGSIDVVETMEIGGDRVTVFRQEDEVTRTATLVLRGATQNHLDDVERAVDDGVNVVKAITKDARLVPGAGATEIQLVERIQAIGERTQGLAQYSIKKFGEAFEVVPRLLAESAGLDATEVLSRLYAAHQKKDTWSTGVDIENNDNTGTLDAVKEGILDLLVTKQWAIKLATEAARTVLSVDQIIVARQAGGPKPPGPNPNWDED; translated from the exons ATGTCCTTGAATATCCCCAACGCCCCGAACGCCGGCCTGTTCAAGGGCGGCTACAACAA ctACGATTCCGAGGATGGCGCCGTCCTTCGCAATATCGATGCCTGCAGGGCCATCTCCTCGACCGTCCAGACCTCCCTCGGCCCCTATGGACGCAACAAGATCGTCATCAACCACCTTCAGAAGATGATCCTGACCTCCGACGCCGCTACCATTCTCCGCGAGCTCGATGTCGTCCACCCCGCCGCCAAGCTGCTGGTCATGGCCAGTCAACAACAAGAATCCGAGATGGGCGATGCCACCAACCTTGTCATCATCCTTGCCGGTGAGCTCctgaagaaggccgaggaCCTGTTGCGCATGGGTCTCAAGACTTCCGACATTGTCACCGGTTACGAGCGCGCCCAGAAGATTGCCCTGGACACCCTGGAGGAGCTTGTTGTCGACAAGGTGGAGGACTTGCGCTCGCAGGCCGGTTTGAGCAAGGCCATCAGGACCGTTATTGCCAGCAAGCAGAACGGCAGCGAGGACTTCCTCGCTGATCTGGTCGCCGAGGCCATCCTTGCCGTTCTCCCCAAGAACCCCGCCAACTTCAACGTTGACAACATCCGCGTTGTCAAGATTATGGGTGGCAACCTCGAACAGAGCCGGGTCGTCAAGGGCATGGTCTTCCCCAAGGAGCCCAGCGGCACcgtcaagaaggccaagaaggccaaggtcgGTGTCTACACCTGCCCCATCGATACCAGCCAGACCGAGACCAAGGGCACCGTCCTACTACACAACGCCCAGGAGATGCTCGACTTCACAAAGGGAGAGGAGAACCAGCTCGAGACGATGATCAAGGAGCTCTACAACTCCGGCCTCAGAGTCGTCGTTGCCGGTTCCACAGTCGGTGAGCTGGCGATGCACTACCTCAACAGATACGGCATCCTGGTTCTCAAGGTTCTGTCCAAGTTCGAGCTCAGGCGCGTATGCAGAGTTGTCGGTGCCACTCCCCTGGCCCGTCTGGGTGCTCCCATGCCCGACGAGATGGGCAGCATCGACGTTGTGGAGACTATGGAGATTGGCGGTGACCGCGTTACCGTGTTCAGACAGGAGGATGAGGTCACAAGGACAGCAACCCTCGTTTTGCGGGGCGCTACTCAGAACCACCTCGATGATGTTGAGCGTGCCGTCGATGACGGTGTCAACGTCGTCAAGGCCATCACAAAGGATGCTCGCTTGGTCCCTGGCGCCGGCGCCACTGAGATCCAGCTCGTCGAGAGGATACAGGCTATTGGCGAGAGAACCCAGGGTCTCGCGCAGTACTCGATCAAGAAGTTCGGTGAGGCATTCGAGGTCGTTCCCAGGTTATTGGCCGAGAGCGCTGGTCTGGATGCCACCGAGGTGCTTAGCAGGCTCTACGCCGCCCATCAGAAGAAGGACACTTGGTCCACAGGTGTGGATATCGAG aacaacgacaacaccgGTACCCTTGATGCCGTGAAGGAGGGTATTCTCGATCTCCTCGTAACCAAGCAGTGGGCTATCAAGCTCGCCACCGAGGCTGCCAGGACAGTTCTTTCCGTTGATCAGATTATCGTTGCCAGACAAGCCGGTGGTCCTAAGCCCCCCGGTCCCAACCCC AACTGGGATGAGGACTGA
- a CDS encoding von Willebrand RING finger domain-containing protein, translating to MFSRLHSKHKGHSKEQQNRRPPDHQASTLHDLGMLGPSSTSILSASGGSRRPDFDRSNHSYHNHSGVPARQYPATSYSERDSPIPNGHLGAQSHYSLVTPSSPSQSRESTMMNSNASRGRRERTFVGSECAVCEEPLEHTLQGERILQFSCTHVSHEACFYEFIREFESQFCPTCNAPLHLDTSRGGNVLDIEKISSMVRSVSVNDTRSPPAPTPAPAPAPAPSQQPWDDQLARAPSRASSARQDGGLAPHTMARVSQRDSRDAPSSSDHRYTPNSRHARSDSETTGATGGMASSGGYPETMQSGPPRRHDYDVQAMETSISSPPRAITRNPIPAPTVTIRSEFPTISKSRQQQTLTCLVTVEVPDNKWRPDPEDLQNGQPMLPSSRAEEPYPRAPSPARSVPRFYPYESPEVLAEMTENLRSRVDNWHGLDFSRFGKLRLYGTLRVGKDKVSWQELECFLFAEMLICVKEKKNVPSAPGQWEDEAARKTGRCTLKGSILIKKHLNGVSETGSVDENILTLSLSVNELPQFHLRFENRNQLKLWQQALLDLNAVETSPMRSPEYDREFSEADEDEWNRSAGSKQRVSSQASSWGGARSATTAPTEYTNVRSPGLLPSIHVPVDVVVVVPISASMQGVKINLVRDALRFMVSSLGDRDRMGLVTFGSSGGGVPVVGMTTKAWPGWSNVLASVKPVGQKSHRADVVEGANVAMDLLMGRKYNNPIATIMLISDASTSDADSVDFVVSRAEAAKITIHSFGLGTTHKPDTMIELSTRTKASYTYVKDWMMLRECLAGCLGAMQSLSHQNVKLKLKLPEGSPAKLGKISGALQITKRATGRDAEANLGDLRFGDKRDVLVQLTIMPDTSSEEPQSHAYWDTVVSGLEAIGGPMDDEDQRAMSVEEVPLIQADLSWGDILREGATQHTRPSLLAITMLPATPGSKKHWTASPAIPPHPYIVQRRMEILTSDMLTRALTLVSRGQHDRAHTLLSETRSILKGLGKGGLPPVPPAPGGPPTKSLPSTPLRTHSPIPATPDRKNTPSPTMANHPMGLGGGFTISSRRSNDALGAMNTGASAIDPTTVSALDAELESSLEWINHPAIFGRDSRKAVLQAIGVISSQRAFTFRTPIESLWAGRVSGIKKLTEKSQEWTVEGGGEGGIMEEA from the exons ATGTTCAGCAGGTTGCACAGCAAGCATAAGGGCCACTCCAAGGAGCAGCAAAACAGGCGGCCACCCGACCATCAGGCGTCGACGTTGCATGACCTTGGCATGCTTGGGCCCTCTTCAACATCCATTCTCTCTGCAAGCGGCGGCTCGCGGAGACCAGACTTTGACCGGTCCAACCATTCTTACCACAACCACTCTGGCGTGCCTGCAAGACAGTATCCCGCGACGTCATATTCCGAGAGAG ATAGCCCAATCCCTAACGGACACCTGGGCGCGCAATCACACTACTCACTAGTTACGCCTAGTTCACCTTCTCAGTCACGAGAGAGCACCATGATGAACAGTAACGCGAGCCGGGGACGCCGGGAGCGCACGTTTGTTGGAAGCGAGTGTGCAGTTTGTGAGGAGCCGCTGGAGCATACCCTGCAGGGCGAGAGGATATTACAATTCTCGTGTACCCATGTGTCACACGAGGCTTGCTTTTACGAATTCATCCGCGAGTTTGAGTCTCAGTTTTGCCCAACATGCAACGCGCCATTGCATTTGGATACCAGCCGTGGAGGAAACGTGCTGGATATCG AAAAAATTAGCAGCATGGTACGCTCAGTTTCCGTAAACGACACTCGGTCGCCACCGGCCCCaactccagctccagctccagctccagctccatcGCAGCAGCCATGGGATGATCAGCTAGCGCGAGCACCAAGTCGAGCATCAAGTGCTCGGCAGGACGGAGGTTTGGCACCTCACACCATGGCAAGGGTCAGCCAACGCGACAGTCGCGACGCCCCTTCGTCGTCCGATCATCGTTACACGCCAAATTCGAGACACGCGCGTAGCGATAGTGAGACTACAGGCGCTACCGGAGGAATGGCCTCATCGGGAGGATATCCGGAAACGATGCAGAGTGGTCCACCGCGAAGACACGACTACGATGTTCAGGCTATGGAAACGTCGATATCAAGTCCCCCCCGTGCGATAACCCGGAACCCAATTCCAGCACCGACCGTCACCATCCGGTCGGAGTTCCCTACAATCAGCAAGTCGCGGCAACAGCAGACGCTTACTTGTCTGGTTACGGTTGAGGTACCCGATAACAAGTGGAGACCGGATCCCGAGGACCTACAGAATGGACAGCCCATGCTACCGTCATCCAGAGCTGAAGAGCCATATCCGCGCGCACCGTCGCCTGCGAGGAGCGTGCCTCGCTTCTACCCCTATGAATCACCAGAAGTGTTGGCCGAGATGACTGAGAATCTACGCAGCCGAGTCGACAACTGGCATGGCCTCGACTTCAGCCG CTTTGGGAAGCTCCGACTTTACGGCACACTCCGTGTAGGCAAGGATAAGGTGTCATGGCAGGAGCTGGAATGCTTTCTCTTCGCCGAGATGCTCATCTGCgtaaaggagaagaagaatgtGCCCTCAGCACCAGGACAGTGGGAGGATGAAGCGGCGCGCAAAACGGGTCGATGCACGCTGAAGGGATCGATCTTGATCAAAAAGCACCTGAACGGGGTGTCGGAGACCGGATCTGTCGACGAGAACATCCTGACGCTGAGCTTGTCAGTGAACGAGCTACCGCAGTTCCACCTTCGGTTCGAGAATCGCAACCAGCTCAAGCTGTGGCAACAGGCACTGTTGGATCTGAATGCTGTGGAGACTTCACCAATGCGCAGTCCCGAATACGACCGCGAATTTTCCGAGGCAGACGAAGACGAGTGGAACAGGAGCGCTGGCTCGAAGCAGCGGGTATCATCCCAGGCGTCATCCTGGGGCGGGGCCAGGTCCGCCACCACGGCCCCGACTGAATATACTAATGTGCGAAGCCCAGGGCTGCTCCCATCAATCCACGTCCCGGTtgacgtcgtcgttgttgttccGATTTCGGCCTCCATGCAAGGTGTGAAAATCAACCTTGTCCGCGACGCCCTTCGTTTTATGGTCAGCTCCTTAGGCGATCGTGACCGTATGGGTCTCGTGACGTTTGGATCCTCGGGCGGTGGTGTCCCCGTCGTGGGCATGACTACCAAGGCGTGGCCTGGCTGGAGCAACGTTTTGGCATCGGTCAAGCCCGTGGGGCAGAAGAGCCATCGTGCGGATGTGGTTGAGGGTGCGAACGTGGCCATGGATCTGCTCATGGGGCGCAAGTACAACAACCCCATTGCCACTATCATGCTGATTAGCGATGCCTCGACTTCTGATGCGGACAGTGTCGACTTTGTGGTGTCGCGTGCGGAAGCTGCCAA GATCACAATTCACTCCTTCGGTCTGGGAACGACGCACAAGCCCGACACAATGATTGAGCTCTCGACGAGGACCAAGGCATCATATACTTATGTTAAGGATTGGATGATGCTCCGAGAGTGTCTGGCAGGCTGCCTCGGTGCCATGCAGAGCTTATCCCACCAAAATGTTAAGCTCAAGCTCAAACTCCCAGAGGGGTCGCCAGCCAAGCTGGGCAAGATCAGTGGCGCGCTCCAAATCACGAAGCGGGCAACTGGGCGCGATGCGGAAGCCAACTTGGGCGATCTTCGCTTCGGCGACAAGCGCGACGTGCTTGTACAGCTGACGATTATGCCAGATACGTCGTCCGAGGAACCACAGTCACACGCTTACTGGGACACTGTCGTATCAGGACTGGAGGCGATAGGAGGACCcatggacgacgaggacCAAAGGGCGAtgtcggtggaggaggttccTTTGATACAGGCCGACCTTTCCTGGGGGGATATTCTACGCGAAGGCGCCACGCAGCACACGAGACCATCGCTTTTGGCCATCACAATGCTGCCGGCAACACCAGGGTCGAAGAAGCACTGGACTGCTTCGCCAGCGATACCGCCCCACCCGTACATTGTACAGCGGCGGATGGAAATTCTCACGTCGGACATGTTGACCCGGGCATTGACCTTGGTCAGCAGGGGCCAGCATGATCGTGCCCATACGCTGTTGAGCGAGACGCGATCGATTCTCAAGGGTCTCGGTAAGGGCGGGTTGCCCCCAGTGCCACCAGCACCGGGAGGACCGCCCACCAAGTCGCTCCCGTCCACGCCTCTTCGCACGCACTCGCCCATTCCCGCCACTCCGGACCGGAAGAACACGCCGTCGCCTACAATGGCAAATCACCCCATGGGACTCGGAGGCGGCTTCACGATATCAAGCCGCCGGTCCAACGATGCGCTTGGGGCCATGAACACGGGGGCATCCGCCATCGACCCGACTACCGTGTCAGCTCTTGATGCGGAACTCGAGTCCAGTCTTGAGTGGATCAACCACCCTGCCATTTTTGGGCGGGACAGCCGCAAGGCGGTGCTGCAGGCGATTGGTGTGATCAGCTCTCAGCGGGCATTTACCTTCCGCACACCGATCGAAAGTCTCTGGGCCGGCCGGGTTAGCGGCATCAAAAAGCTTACGGAGAAGAGCCAGGAGTGGACggtggagggagggggggaaggcGGCATCATGGAGGAAGCATAG